A window of the Rhodohalobacter mucosus genome harbors these coding sequences:
- a CDS encoding asparagine--tRNA ligase, translated as MTYINQLSNYENETVTLKGWVYNSRSSKAIHFIELRDGTGICQCIVSLDEVGEEVFEEAGTLKQESSVEITGNVVKDDRSIGGYELHASGVKVIQVADNYPITPKEHGVEFLMENRHLWLRSRRQWAAMQVRNAIQFAIHRFFQKEGFIQMDAPIFTGNAAEGTTNLFETEYFEEKAYLTQSGQLYGEAMAMAHGKIYTFGPTFRAEKSKTRRHLTEFWMIEPEMAFYDLKMNMDLAEKMLKFVIGAILEEKSAELEILERDTTSLQKAVDEPFKRISYTEAVEILKSEKTTGLLDEMENSRKEEVNEIRKEEEEIRKEHGSAKKWRKAQIDQRIKEIHARIDQIEEDLRNIPVWKKSAAEFEWGSDFGGSDETVLTMQFDTPVMVHRYPAEVKAFYMKRDPEDDQLALALDVLAPEGYGEIIGGSQREDDLDVLLSRLKEHDLPEEVFSWYLDLRRYGTVPHSGFGLGLERTVAWLCGLTHVRETIPFPRMMGRLRP; from the coding sequence ATGACCTACATCAATCAACTTTCCAATTACGAAAATGAAACGGTAACACTGAAAGGCTGGGTCTATAACAGCCGGAGCAGCAAGGCAATTCATTTTATAGAACTCCGTGACGGTACGGGAATTTGCCAGTGTATTGTCTCCCTCGATGAGGTGGGTGAAGAGGTCTTTGAAGAGGCGGGAACACTGAAACAGGAGAGTTCGGTCGAAATTACAGGCAACGTGGTGAAAGACGACCGGAGTATTGGGGGGTATGAGCTTCACGCAAGCGGCGTTAAAGTGATTCAGGTGGCTGATAACTACCCGATAACGCCCAAAGAACACGGAGTGGAATTTCTTATGGAGAATCGGCACCTGTGGCTCCGAAGCCGACGTCAGTGGGCGGCCATGCAGGTTCGAAATGCTATTCAGTTTGCCATTCACCGGTTTTTTCAGAAGGAAGGATTTATCCAGATGGATGCACCCATTTTTACCGGCAATGCCGCAGAAGGAACGACAAACCTGTTTGAGACCGAGTACTTTGAGGAGAAAGCGTATCTGACGCAGTCAGGTCAGCTTTACGGTGAAGCCATGGCGATGGCTCACGGCAAAATTTACACGTTCGGGCCCACATTCCGTGCCGAGAAAAGCAAAACCCGGCGGCATCTCACCGAATTCTGGATGATCGAGCCCGAGATGGCGTTTTACGACCTTAAGATGAACATGGACCTCGCAGAGAAAATGCTGAAATTTGTTATTGGTGCTATTCTGGAGGAGAAATCCGCGGAACTTGAGATCCTGGAGAGAGATACAACCAGCCTTCAAAAAGCGGTGGATGAACCGTTTAAGCGTATATCCTATACGGAAGCGGTTGAAATCCTGAAGAGTGAGAAGACAACAGGTCTGCTCGATGAGATGGAGAACAGCCGTAAAGAGGAAGTCAATGAGATCAGAAAAGAGGAGGAGGAGATACGGAAAGAGCATGGTTCCGCTAAAAAGTGGAGAAAAGCACAGATTGACCAGCGAATAAAAGAGATTCACGCGAGGATCGATCAGATTGAAGAAGATCTCAGAAACATTCCGGTCTGGAAAAAATCAGCAGCTGAATTTGAGTGGGGAAGTGATTTTGGCGGAAGCGATGAAACGGTGCTTACAATGCAGTTCGACACACCGGTTATGGTTCATCGGTACCCGGCAGAGGTGAAGGCTTTTTATATGAAGAGGGACCCTGAAGACGATCAACTTGCATTGGCTCTTGATGTGCTTGCACCCGAAGGCTATGGCGAAATTATTGGAGGAAGCCAGCGTGAGGATGATCTGGATGTTCTTCTTTCCAGACTCAAAGAGCACGACCTGCCCGAGGAAGTGTTCAGCTGGTATCTTGACCTCCGCCGATACGGCACAGTTCCCCATTCCGGTTTCGGCCTGGGATTGGAACGAACCGTCGCCTGGCTGTGCGGCCTGACGCATGTAAGAGAGACGATCCCCTTCCCGAGAATGATGGGGCGCCTGCGGCCTTAG
- a CDS encoding SDR family NAD(P)-dependent oxidoreductase has protein sequence MKSTVIVTGAANGIGKAIATAYAEAGWNTVLADIDAAHGSSCASGLTDAGYSAKFMQCDVSVPDDLKVLVRETADLYGGIHALINNAGVSEFESPLELTVENWDRILNTNLRSCFLLSREAAPLMKGRHGASIINIASTRAIMSEKNSEAYAASKGGIVALTHALALSLSDLGIRVNCISPGWIKTGEYATLRDIDHEQHPSGRVGRPSDIARACLFLTDPENDFITGENLVIDGGMTRKMIYEH, from the coding sequence ATGAAATCAACCGTAATTGTAACCGGTGCTGCAAATGGAATCGGAAAAGCCATAGCAACCGCCTACGCAGAAGCGGGCTGGAATACCGTGTTAGCTGATATTGATGCCGCTCACGGTTCTTCCTGTGCATCCGGGCTGACTGATGCAGGATACTCTGCCAAATTTATGCAATGCGACGTATCCGTTCCCGATGATCTGAAAGTACTGGTTCGGGAAACAGCTGATCTGTATGGTGGCATTCACGCGCTCATCAACAATGCAGGTGTTTCTGAATTTGAGTCCCCCCTGGAGCTGACGGTCGAAAACTGGGACCGGATACTGAACACAAATCTGCGAAGCTGCTTTCTGCTTTCAAGAGAGGCCGCACCGCTTATGAAAGGCAGGCACGGAGCATCGATCATTAATATTGCCTCGACGCGCGCTATAATGTCCGAGAAAAATTCGGAGGCCTATGCGGCTTCAAAAGGCGGAATTGTGGCACTGACCCACGCCCTGGCTCTCTCTCTTTCCGATTTGGGTATACGGGTAAACTGTATCAGTCCCGGGTGGATAAAGACCGGAGAATACGCTACCCTCAGGGATATCGATCATGAACAGCATCCGAGCGGAAGAGTTGGCAGACCCTCGGACATTGCAAGGGCCTGCCTGTTTTTGACAGACCCGGAAAATGACTTTATTACCGGAGAGAACCTGGTTATTGACGGCGGGATGACCCGCAAAATGATTTATGAACACTAA
- a CDS encoding glycosyltransferase has product MPIETTLEDLYSEVMGGVDDPLSVIVAPQVRFAYKKSDYLYLTYNQLFKSEKYRVQSLSGWKHIKLIVAARKKSNTLLHYHWLECTGILNLPVYLYKLFCIMVFVWSGGKLVWTIHNKMPPDGKLFRFNYLARRWMARASELLHVQCKSVIPELSRFYGVEESKFRMIPHPVYPRSLYPRAAAVEAINLRYDANLKIQDRLFLMIGHLSPYKRIGTVCRIFNDLPVQKKLIIAGPVKRGQMKYFKRLRRLVRNSDNILLIPQFISEENVPEFMNACDYVVFNYRSIFTSGGVFLAKSYNKRIILPDDLCAREFKDENMFFFRTKKELKELLENS; this is encoded by the coding sequence ATGCCAATCGAAACCACACTTGAAGATCTCTATTCCGAAGTTATGGGTGGCGTTGATGACCCGCTATCTGTAATCGTTGCGCCACAGGTCCGGTTTGCCTACAAAAAATCCGATTATCTCTACCTTACGTACAATCAGTTATTCAAGTCGGAAAAATACAGGGTACAAAGCCTGTCGGGCTGGAAACATATCAAACTGATCGTTGCCGCCAGAAAAAAGTCAAACACACTACTGCATTACCACTGGCTGGAATGTACCGGAATTCTCAATCTGCCTGTTTATCTCTATAAACTGTTCTGTATTATGGTTTTTGTTTGGTCTGGAGGCAAACTGGTATGGACAATACACAACAAAATGCCGCCCGATGGAAAGTTGTTCCGATTCAACTACCTTGCGCGGCGATGGATGGCGCGTGCATCCGAGTTGCTGCACGTACAGTGCAAATCGGTGATACCCGAACTGAGCCGCTTCTACGGGGTGGAAGAAAGCAAATTCAGAATGATACCGCATCCCGTCTATCCGCGCTCTCTCTATCCGCGGGCTGCTGCAGTGGAAGCAATCAATTTGCGCTATGATGCCAATCTGAAGATACAGGACAGGCTTTTTCTGATGATCGGCCATTTGAGTCCGTATAAGAGAATCGGAACTGTTTGCAGAATCTTCAATGATTTACCGGTACAGAAAAAACTGATCATTGCGGGGCCCGTAAAGCGCGGTCAGATGAAGTATTTTAAGCGTCTTCGGAGGCTGGTCAGAAATTCCGATAACATCCTGTTGATTCCCCAGTTTATAAGTGAGGAGAACGTTCCTGAGTTTATGAATGCCTGTGATTACGTTGTTTTCAATTACAGGAGCATTTTCACATCAGGGGGAGTTTTTTTGGCAAAAAGCTATAATAAACGCATTATTCTGCCTGACGATCTTTGTGCCAGGGAGTTCAAGGATGAGAATATGTTTTTCTTCCGCACAAAAAAGGAGCTCAAAGAACTTCTTGAAAACTCATAA
- a CDS encoding thiol-activated cytolysin family protein, whose product MKNPFSIIQQGSSLRLLFGLPIILLIFFMSACSENTTSVDPVDPIDPDEPPSLGEIINGAGEFEEVEESYSESETEELPLQTSGDQQYYCTTQTINLTKGYSDFPQFDPNSQVIFPGNLLQGNTLDNATPSSIPVDRGPGTVVITLVNGASSASRQLDVVGLGSVFDAMNEIIADNPGDLPARTTYSMERITSREQLGVSLRAEYSNLTTDVQGSFSYNEDISYNRYLVRLTQSYYTIAFEAPTDPADFFGEDVTAEQLSRYVQPGNPAAYISSVTYGRVFYLLIQSTDSFQEMRASIDASFNGGVSSGSIGGDVKYVSELSSVQIGGYAIGGDADQAAAALTGDLDALKTFIAEGGTITTGQPLSYTVNAANDPARQLKVKVATEYDIVDCAPLSDALFDGVAWYRGSKGVVWDPILGARGITRWQDLFGAQTGDNSRDAVVPFGGPQFAGLWNPGNPDGGYVPSFQFNTTAFTGRMRVPGTPLRNTDYTIAAIVSRTGLPPGDNTPVYWFWGDSSTEGRGIRIGFDDSQTVSITHGGDSKVTANLDTNIFNDQLLIFTFSQTDGMRIYINGLEEAHDPDFTTPIEQFLGSSIGVSDINGFGSGVGFAEIRMLELQIYDYVPSIVQIRALEKGLLEYYFDRS is encoded by the coding sequence ATGAAAAATCCATTTTCCATAATCCAGCAAGGCAGTAGCCTGAGACTGTTGTTCGGTCTGCCGATCATACTTCTTATTTTTTTTATGAGTGCCTGTTCAGAGAACACGACTTCAGTAGACCCGGTAGATCCGATTGATCCGGATGAGCCTCCAAGCCTCGGAGAAATTATAAACGGCGCCGGTGAGTTCGAGGAAGTCGAAGAGAGCTATAGTGAATCGGAAACCGAGGAGCTGCCGCTGCAAACGTCCGGAGATCAGCAGTACTACTGCACCACGCAAACGATAAACCTTACAAAGGGCTACAGCGATTTCCCTCAATTTGACCCCAACTCACAGGTTATTTTTCCAGGTAACCTGCTGCAGGGCAATACACTCGACAATGCAACGCCCAGCAGCATTCCCGTAGACCGGGGACCCGGAACCGTGGTCATCACGCTTGTTAACGGTGCATCCTCCGCCAGCCGTCAGCTGGACGTTGTTGGCCTGGGGTCCGTTTTTGATGCGATGAATGAAATTATTGCGGATAATCCGGGGGATCTCCCGGCTCGTACCACCTACTCCATGGAGCGCATTACCTCTCGGGAACAATTGGGAGTATCGCTTCGTGCTGAGTACAGCAACCTCACAACAGATGTTCAGGGGTCATTCAGCTACAATGAGGATATCAGTTACAACCGCTACCTGGTTCGCCTAACGCAAAGCTATTATACGATTGCATTTGAGGCGCCAACCGATCCGGCAGATTTTTTCGGGGAGGATGTCACCGCCGAGCAACTCAGCAGGTATGTACAACCCGGCAATCCTGCTGCGTATATATCAAGCGTAACATATGGTCGCGTGTTTTATCTGCTGATCCAGTCCACGGACTCGTTTCAGGAAATGCGGGCTTCCATTGATGCCAGTTTTAACGGTGGGGTGTCAAGTGGATCTATTGGCGGAGATGTAAAGTATGTGAGTGAACTGAGCAGCGTACAGATAGGTGGATATGCCATAGGTGGCGACGCGGATCAGGCAGCCGCAGCACTGACCGGTGATCTTGATGCACTGAAAACATTTATTGCGGAGGGCGGAACCATTACCACAGGGCAGCCGCTCAGCTATACGGTGAATGCTGCAAATGATCCCGCCAGGCAGCTGAAAGTGAAAGTGGCAACTGAATACGATATCGTTGACTGTGCGCCTTTAAGTGATGCTCTTTTTGATGGGGTGGCATGGTACCGCGGTAGTAAGGGAGTAGTGTGGGATCCCATTCTGGGAGCACGCGGCATCACAAGATGGCAGGACCTGTTTGGAGCACAGACCGGAGACAACAGCCGGGATGCGGTTGTTCCGTTCGGCGGTCCTCAATTTGCCGGCCTTTGGAACCCGGGCAACCCTGATGGAGGATACGTACCCTCCTTTCAGTTCAATACAACCGCCTTTACCGGCAGGATGCGTGTTCCCGGAACACCCCTGCGGAATACGGATTACACCATAGCAGCGATTGTCAGCAGAACGGGCTTACCGCCGGGAGATAATACCCCAGTGTACTGGTTCTGGGGCGACAGCAGCACGGAGGGCCGGGGAATACGAATCGGTTTCGATGATAGCCAAACAGTGAGTATAACACATGGCGGAGATTCAAAAGTGACTGCCAATCTGGACACGAATATCTTTAATGATCAGCTGCTGATCTTTACGTTCAGTCAGACGGATGGTATGAGAATTTATATCAACGGACTGGAAGAAGCACACGATCCGGATTTCACAACTCCCATTGAGCAGTTTCTGGGGTCGAGCATCGGAGTGAGTGATATCAATGGATTTGGCAGCGGAGTGGGTTTTGCTGAGATCAGAATGCTGGAGCTGCAGATCTACGATTACGTACCCAGTATAGTTCAGATCAGGGCACTTGAGAAAGGCCTGCTTGAATATTACTTCGACAGAAGTTAG
- a CDS encoding FlgD immunoglobulin-like domain containing protein produces the protein MIFRRIHGMIAAAFFSIIIICFTLQTAFAQSFGPIQDRFNSLSQNSISSVSATGSVVWLGPGLNAYFENSGDIYIPQNADSVFSGRGRVFSLQTNNSRILAGLGFTSTRGGNPVQAAQGYYQSFNSGESWEFLEFPLDEPPPGECDNISVGPPCDLEFSYGGQTYIRTRITVPEQSPPFEVDFSGNTLLSVNWASGVLRSTDNGQSWERLILPPSASNELNPSSPDGYGWVSRTGDDQIVNRYDPRFDTNLLGFGLLIDSSNRVWVGTAGGINISDNALSAPFDEIEWQRSSWNANDAGQDGLLANWIVSIREQPGTGRIWMTNWKTDSQNRDSFGIVSTTNGGETFTRHLEGIRVNDIGFHNGSVFAAADNGLYISDDEGSSWRRLNQIRSPNTFIRPDARYFTLDATSSGMWVGTSDGAASTSDGGNSWRIIRVNMPLSGGNAYQPDAPNVDSYAYPNPFSPRIHHAVRIKFEIEEQGPVNVRVFDFGMNRIRTLPADPRGSGSYEVIWDGTDRNGRLVAGGTYFYIIDKPGGRDEGKILLLD, from the coding sequence ATGATCTTCAGGAGAATACACGGAATGATTGCTGCAGCGTTTTTTTCTATCATCATAATCTGTTTCACACTGCAGACAGCTTTCGCCCAATCTTTTGGCCCCATTCAGGACAGGTTCAACTCCCTGTCGCAAAATTCCATCAGTTCGGTCAGCGCTACAGGTTCGGTGGTTTGGTTGGGTCCGGGCCTGAACGCCTACTTTGAGAACAGCGGTGATATTTACATCCCCCAAAACGCGGACAGTGTTTTTTCGGGGCGGGGCCGCGTTTTTTCTCTTCAAACAAATAACAGCCGTATCCTTGCAGGACTCGGTTTCACTTCCACGCGCGGCGGTAATCCCGTTCAGGCCGCACAGGGATACTATCAAAGTTTTAATTCCGGAGAATCATGGGAGTTTTTAGAATTCCCCCTTGATGAACCGCCTCCGGGGGAGTGCGACAATATTTCCGTAGGACCTCCCTGTGATCTGGAATTCAGTTACGGAGGACAAACCTATATCCGCACCCGTATTACCGTTCCCGAGCAGTCTCCACCCTTTGAGGTGGACTTTTCCGGTAACACACTGCTTTCCGTCAACTGGGCAAGCGGTGTGCTTCGAAGCACAGATAACGGACAATCGTGGGAACGGCTCATACTGCCTCCATCGGCATCTAATGAACTTAATCCCTCCAGTCCGGACGGTTACGGCTGGGTTTCACGCACCGGAGATGATCAGATCGTAAACCGGTACGATCCGCGGTTCGATACCAATTTGCTGGGTTTCGGACTTCTCATTGACAGCAGTAACCGTGTTTGGGTGGGTACCGCCGGAGGTATCAATATCTCAGACAATGCCCTTTCTGCACCCTTTGATGAGATTGAGTGGCAGCGCTCTTCATGGAATGCCAACGACGCCGGGCAAGACGGACTGCTTGCCAACTGGATCGTATCTATCCGTGAACAACCCGGGACGGGCCGGATTTGGATGACCAACTGGAAAACGGATAGCCAGAATCGCGATTCATTCGGGATTGTATCCACCACCAACGGTGGCGAAACCTTTACCCGCCACCTGGAAGGCATACGCGTAAATGACATCGGTTTCCATAACGGATCTGTATTCGCGGCCGCAGATAACGGCCTCTACATATCGGATGATGAAGGAAGCAGCTGGAGGCGATTAAATCAAATCAGAAGCCCGAATACCTTTATCAGGCCGGATGCACGCTATTTTACACTTGATGCCACCTCTTCCGGAATGTGGGTGGGAACATCAGATGGCGCTGCATCCACTTCGGACGGCGGGAATTCCTGGCGCATCATCCGTGTGAACATGCCGCTGAGCGGCGGCAACGCGTATCAGCCCGATGCCCCGAATGTGGACTCATACGCCTATCCCAACCCTTTTTCGCCCAGGATTCACCATGCTGTAAGAATAAAATTTGAGATTGAAGAGCAGGGACCCGTCAACGTAAGAGTATTCGATTTTGGCATGAACCGGATCCGCACACTTCCCGCAGATCCGAGAGGCAGCGGGAGTTATGAGGTAATCTGGGACGGCACTGACAGAAACGGACGCCTCGTTGCCGGAGGAACCTATTTTTACATCATTGACAAACCAGGCGGACGGGATGAAGGAAAGATTTTACTGCTGGACTAA
- a CDS encoding thiol-activated cytolysin family protein: MEYQINRRKRPSVALDAARIISVLSIILITSCSESGTSVDPDEPQTFEEVIAQGGETGDFPESRTTDTLSVSEPVAEDRQVQEAGSTETQRWICTTKTLSVLDGNGQFPLFNTNADVVYPGNLLQGKSLSNATPAPIVVERAGGTISYDLNNGNLSSTFTVDRVSKSSIQNAMNNIIANAGEVVPANFQLDIQEVQSENQLALEMGLNVSTYTTKVKSNMSFSTDREYNRFLVKLTQSYYTMSFDLPTSLDQLFDESVTPEQLATYVQPDNPATFISSVTYGRIFYMLVESTSSRQEMAAKLDVSYGAFRNSVDGSVDIDSFQEMNNVKIKVIAYGGDAAGTFELAGEATIQNVADKLAESTDIRAGLPLSYVVRSVERPDKIVGTRIATEFDVVDCELKGVLPPVTFKPWVDLFDDGVGAATNVRDDIVILFNGAGTEYAWFHDRQIKGDKYSIADDSAPLGVVPFDAVGSALLFDDGNIYLMNKEGTKNAPFKFTPGTVSGDPQNTPFGSYSGVFDINQWGSNNHPFAIDGMGAATKRINIPSGIDYSMYLFNSAGDKYVGYQDGTFGPVIDFADWGPADQHEEFTIVGAATRIKLGATEHNIFFNKDGDEFVIFNFQGNDGAKQFSQPYVIR; this comes from the coding sequence ATGGAATATCAAATAAATCGAAGAAAGAGACCATCTGTAGCACTAGATGCTGCACGTATAATCTCAGTATTATCGATCATTTTAATTACATCCTGCTCAGAAAGCGGAACCTCTGTAGATCCGGATGAACCTCAAACATTTGAGGAAGTCATAGCTCAAGGTGGAGAGACCGGAGATTTCCCTGAATCCCGAACCACCGATACACTTTCCGTAAGCGAACCGGTAGCGGAAGACCGTCAGGTACAAGAAGCCGGAAGCACGGAAACCCAACGCTGGATCTGTACAACAAAAACCCTGAGCGTACTGGACGGTAACGGGCAATTTCCGCTTTTTAATACCAATGCGGATGTGGTCTACCCCGGCAACCTGCTGCAGGGAAAGTCTCTGTCGAATGCCACACCTGCACCTATTGTAGTGGAGCGAGCAGGCGGAACCATTTCGTACGATCTGAACAACGGTAATCTTTCTTCCACTTTTACTGTCGATAGGGTTAGCAAAAGCTCTATCCAGAATGCCATGAACAACATTATAGCGAATGCGGGTGAAGTTGTGCCAGCCAATTTCCAGCTGGATATTCAGGAAGTGCAGTCCGAAAATCAGCTGGCTTTGGAGATGGGGCTTAACGTCAGCACCTATACTACCAAGGTTAAGTCAAATATGTCATTCAGCACCGACAGGGAATACAATCGATTCCTGGTGAAGCTCACGCAGAGTTACTACACCATGAGTTTTGACCTTCCCACCAGCCTGGATCAGCTTTTCGATGAAAGCGTTACCCCGGAACAGCTGGCAACCTATGTTCAACCGGATAACCCTGCTACATTTATCTCTTCGGTCACCTATGGACGCATTTTCTATATGCTGGTAGAATCCACATCCTCCAGACAAGAGATGGCCGCTAAACTGGATGTCTCCTATGGTGCCTTTAGAAATAGTGTGGACGGCAGTGTGGATATCGATAGCTTTCAGGAGATGAACAACGTGAAGATTAAAGTAATCGCATATGGCGGAGATGCAGCGGGTACTTTTGAGCTGGCAGGCGAAGCCACCATACAGAATGTTGCAGATAAACTAGCAGAGAGCACGGATATTCGAGCCGGATTACCCCTGTCGTATGTGGTACGCAGCGTAGAACGTCCCGATAAGATTGTGGGGACAAGAATTGCTACTGAATTCGATGTGGTAGATTGCGAACTGAAAGGAGTTTTGCCCCCGGTTACATTTAAGCCGTGGGTTGATCTTTTTGATGATGGCGTCGGTGCGGCAACCAACGTACGTGATGATATTGTGATCCTGTTTAACGGTGCAGGTACCGAATACGCCTGGTTCCACGACCGCCAAATTAAAGGAGATAAATATAGTATAGCCGACGACTCAGCTCCATTGGGTGTTGTTCCTTTTGATGCTGTGGGTTCAGCACTGTTGTTTGATGACGGCAATATCTACCTGATGAATAAAGAAGGGACTAAAAACGCCCCTTTTAAATTTACACCTGGAACGGTATCGGGAGATCCGCAAAATACACCTTTTGGCAGTTATTCCGGCGTATTTGATATCAACCAGTGGGGAAGTAACAATCATCCTTTTGCGATTGATGGGATGGGTGCCGCTACAAAGCGAATTAATATACCTTCCGGTATAGATTACAGCATGTATCTTTTCAATAGTGCCGGAGATAAGTATGTGGGATATCAGGATGGAACATTCGGCCCGGTTATCGATTTTGCAGACTGGGGACCGGCAGACCAGCATGAGGAGTTCACCATTGTAGGTGCAGCTACTCGCATTAAGCTTGGGGCGACCGAGCATAATATTTTCTTCAACAAAGATGGCGACGAGTTTGTGATCTTTAATTTCCAGGGAAATGACGGAGCAAAGCAATTTTCACAACCTTACGTTATTCGTTGA
- a CDS encoding dienelactone hydrolase family protein, whose amino-acid sequence MKTLIISLYLIFTAQSLSAQDFALNQLENSPRHHEWVTLQSGDRDLYNFIAYPEVSGPAPVIIVIHENRGLTDWVRSFADQAAAAGYIAIAPDLLSGFSEEYPRTSDYPSSDAARDALYKLAPDQITEDLHAVYDYVSGLEAAGETVVVAGFCWGGSQTFRFATNSSQIDAAMVFYGSAPTEESAIQRIEAPVYGFYGENDARINSGIPAVEELMQRNGKTYEYEIYEGAGHAYMRSGDDPEGPEANKAARNASWERLKQIMSSL is encoded by the coding sequence ATGAAAACACTCATCATTTCACTCTACCTGATCTTTACCGCTCAATCCCTCTCAGCTCAGGATTTTGCCCTTAATCAGCTCGAAAATTCCCCCCGTCATCATGAATGGGTAACCCTTCAATCCGGTGACCGGGACCTGTACAATTTTATTGCTTATCCGGAAGTGAGCGGACCGGCCCCGGTCATCATTGTGATTCATGAAAACCGGGGGCTTACCGACTGGGTACGGAGTTTTGCCGACCAGGCTGCAGCAGCAGGATATATTGCTATAGCACCTGATCTTCTTTCCGGATTCAGCGAGGAGTATCCGAGAACTTCGGATTACCCATCATCAGATGCTGCCAGGGATGCCCTCTATAAACTGGCACCGGATCAGATCACTGAAGACCTCCATGCTGTATATGATTACGTATCAGGACTGGAAGCAGCAGGCGAAACCGTTGTTGTTGCCGGATTTTGCTGGGGCGGGTCTCAAACATTCCGATTTGCAACCAACAGCAGCCAGATCGATGCAGCGATGGTATTTTATGGATCGGCACCAACCGAAGAAAGTGCGATTCAGAGAATAGAAGCACCCGTTTACGGCTTTTACGGTGAAAACGATGCACGCATCAATTCCGGAATACCCGCAGTTGAAGAGCTCATGCAGCGAAACGGGAAAACGTATGAATATGAAATCTATGAGGGCGCAGGCCACGCCTATATGCGATCAGGCGACGATCCTGAAGGCCCTGAAGCCAACAAAGCCGCCCGCAACGCCTCCTGGGAACGCCTCAAACAGATCATGAGTAGTTTATAG